ACCAGCATCATCAGGAGCCCGAGGTACATGGGGTGGCGCACGAAGCGGTAGGGGCCCGAGCTGATGACCTTGTGGTCGCGGTCCTTCTGCACGCGCACCGTCGTCTCCAGGTGCGGGTTGGCGGCGAAGGACCACAGCATGGGCACCTGTCCCAGCACGTGCAGCACCACGCCCACGGGCATGCACCACGCGGGCAGCTCCGACCAGCCGTAGCGCCCGGTGTCGAGCCCCGCCACCACCGTCATCGTCAGCAGCATGGCCAGATAGGTATTGGTGATGAGCCGGTCGAACGGCTTGGTGTCCTCGCGCTCCTTCCACCGCTCCTGGTTCAACACGGGGTTGAGCACGCGTGTGCCGTAGGCGTTGGCCGCGAGGCTGAAGACGATGAGGCCCGCGAACACCCAGCCCTGCTTCCAGTCGAGCCGGCCCGCGGAGAGGAAGAGCAGGGCGCCCATGGCGATCAGGCTGAGCGTCACCAGCAACGACTGCGGCAGGGCTCTCTTCTTCTCGGCTGCGACTTCAGGGGGAATTGCGGGGTTTTGCTGCATCACGGCTTCTCCTGGGAAGGCGCGCATCATGTCCGAGGAGGCCGTACGAGTGGGAGCCCCTGTGATTCGGATGGACTCCCTCGGAAGTGGGGCGGGCTACCAGGCCTTCGAGAGGAGCGCCTGTCCGCCCAGGGCTTCCTGGCAGGGGCCGTTCCCGGGTCCTAGAAGTCCGCCCGCGTCCAGCTGCGCTCGGCGAGCCGCTGTTTGACCTGCTGGATGTACGGCTTCGCGCCGCTGTAAGGCACGCTCTCGTCGCCGTCGTACCAGTCGCCGGAGAACCAGGCGCCGACGCAGCCCCACTCGTCACCCTTGTCGTAGCCGCCGTGCTTGTACGGGCTGTTCATCCAGGTGAAGTCGCCCTCGTAGCAGGCGCGCCGCCACGCCAGCGCGTAGTCGATGCCGTAGGCGGTGCTGTCCTTCGTGTACGGGTAGGTGCCCGCGTGCACCGAGCTCCGCACCTGCATGATGCCGAAGGTGGACCAGTCCTCTCCCAGCTCGTCCTGCCGCCACCCGCTCTCCACCACCGCCATCGCGCGCACGATGTCCTCGTCCAGGCCCCACTTGCACGCGCCCCACTGGATGATCTCATCCGTGGTCCCGGTGAAGTCGCCGTCGATCCTCCCGGCGTACTGGGCGTTGTACTCGTCGCTGGCCCCTTCGAGGCGGACGCCGGGCTGGCCCCGTGTCTGGTTGGCCGTGGCGTTCCCGGGGCGCGGTTCCCAGGAGGAGCGCCGCACCCGTCCGGCGCACTCGGCCCCGGAGGGCAGGGGCGTGCCGGGCGGCAGCGTCGCGAAGTAACCCTCCACGGACGTTCCACCGCCTCCACAGGCCTGCAGGAACGCGAGCAGCACCACCACGGACACGATTGCCGGACGAGCAGGGCTCATGGCCCCATCATATCCGGTCATTGTTGCTGGGCCATGCCTGGCCACCCCGACGCCCGACTGTCGTATGATTGAGGCCTGCCCAGGGGCAGTCGCATGGCCAAAGCTGATCTACTGAGCATCGTTGAGGCCGCCTACCGCGTGGAGCTGGAGGACGCCGCCTGGTTGGCGGGGCTTGCGGAGGCGGTGCTTCCTCATCTCGACGACGGCTTCGGAGTGGCCGCCTTCGAGTTCTACCGGCCGGGAGATGGCCTGCCGGAGGTGGTGCAACGGTGCCATCTGGGCATTCCGGACAAGCTCGCGGCGATCTACCCGACCATCTTCCAGACCATGGACCCCGAAATCCGCCAACGGCCCTTCCGTATGGGGCCCTGCATCACTGGCAGCCAGATGATGGGAATGCGGCGGGGGTTCTTGGACGAGCCGCACATGAAGCAGTACGCCCAGAAGTTCGGGATGTACGACTCCTTCTGGATCACCGCCGCCGAGCCCACCGGACGGGGCTGTGGATTTCACGCGGGCCGGTCTCGGCTCACCCGGGCGTCGGCGGCGCAGGTGCGGCAATGGGGACGTATCGCCGCTCACCTCTCCGCCGCCGTCCGCTTTCGCCACGCGCTGAAAGGGCTCGCGTCGGGGCGGGCCGACGCCGAACCTGAAGCCATCTTCGACCCCAGCGGCAGGATCCACGACGCAACCGGGGAGGCGCAAAGCAAGCAAGCCCGCGACCTTTTGCGGCACGCGGTGCTGATGCTCGAGAAGTCGCGGGGGCCCCTCCGGACAGAAGACCCGGAGAAATCCCTGGCGATCAGGAAGGCGCTCGTGGCCGGGCGCTGGTCGCTGGTTGACCAGATCGAGCAGAACGGCGAGCGCTACATCGTCGCCCGCCAGAACGAGCCCATTGCACCCGGCCCAGCGCTATTGAGCAAACGTGAGAAGCAGATCATCGGGTACGCCCAGCTCGGGCATCACGACAAGCAGATCGCCTACGACTTGGGGATCGCTCCCTCAACGGTGCGTGTGCTCTTGGGACGGGCGAAGGCGAAGCTGGGCGTCCGCAGCCGCAAGGAGTTGCTGGAGGTCTGCCGTGGCGCGGCTCGTGCCAGGGCAGACTGACGCAACGGCGCTACCGGTCCGCGTGCAGGCCCCAACGCCCCCTGAAGGTCGGCGGGACCTCGAAGGGAGTATCCGCATCCGGGCGCTTGTGGAGAATCATGCGCTGGGCGAACTGTCTGGCCACCCAACTGCGACGTCGCCGCGCCCCCGGAAACCAGTCCAGCCAGTGCAGGATCCTCCGCTTCTGGGCCGCCCTGACCGTCACGAGCCACCTCGTCCAGTTCGCCTTCGGGAGCTCCAGCGCCGCGGCCACGTTCTTTCCGAAGACCGTATCCTGGAGAAAGAAATGGGTAAGGCTCGTGGCATACCCCGGGACAGGGAACAGCGTCTGCACTGAGCTCAGCAACTGCGCCGTCAGTTGACGTCCTTCGGGCGTGGGACGGACCTGTCGCTCGCCTATCCGCAGCGCCAGGAGGGTCGCCTCCTCCTCGCTCGAGGGCAGGAGCGAGGGGTCCACTCCGAGGAAACGCCCCACTGCGGACCACGCCGTGATGTACGCGTTCGCCTCCGCCGATGTGACCTTCGCTCCCATTCTCCTGAGCCCATGCAGGGTGGCGATGGAAAAGGTCAGCAACGTTCCAGCCTGGTCCTCCTGGTTGATCGGCAGCCCCCACTCCTCACG
The sequence above is drawn from the Archangium gephyra genome and encodes:
- a CDS encoding methyltransferase family protein, which translates into the protein MQQNPAIPPEVAAEKKRALPQSLLVTLSLIAMGALLFLSAGRLDWKQGWVFAGLIVFSLAANAYGTRVLNPVLNQERWKEREDTKPFDRLITNTYLAMLLTMTVVAGLDTGRYGWSELPAWCMPVGVVLHVLGQVPMLWSFAANPHLETTVRVQKDRDHKVISSGPYRFVRHPMYLGLLMMLVAWPLVFGSLWAYVPSAIAMAAFILRTALEDRTLQRELPGYTEYTQRTRYRLVPGLW
- a CDS encoding lytic transglycosylase domain-containing protein; this translates as MSPARPAIVSVVVLLAFLQACGGGGTSVEGYFATLPPGTPLPSGAECAGRVRRSSWEPRPGNATANQTRGQPGVRLEGASDEYNAQYAGRIDGDFTGTTDEIIQWGACKWGLDEDIVRAMAVVESGWRQDELGEDWSTFGIMQVRSSVHAGTYPYTKDSTAYGIDYALAWRRACYEGDFTWMNSPYKHGGYDKGDEWGCVGAWFSGDWYDGDESVPYSGAKPYIQQVKQRLAERSWTRADF
- a CDS encoding helix-turn-helix transcriptional regulator; amino-acid sequence: MAKADLLSIVEAAYRVELEDAAWLAGLAEAVLPHLDDGFGVAAFEFYRPGDGLPEVVQRCHLGIPDKLAAIYPTIFQTMDPEIRQRPFRMGPCITGSQMMGMRRGFLDEPHMKQYAQKFGMYDSFWITAAEPTGRGCGFHAGRSRLTRASAAQVRQWGRIAAHLSAAVRFRHALKGLASGRADAEPEAIFDPSGRIHDATGEAQSKQARDLLRHAVLMLEKSRGPLRTEDPEKSLAIRKALVAGRWSLVDQIEQNGERYIVARQNEPIAPGPALLSKREKQIIGYAQLGHHDKQIAYDLGIAPSTVRVLLGRAKAKLGVRSRKELLEVCRGAARARAD
- a CDS encoding oxygenase MpaB family protein, whose protein sequence is MFNASSEWLDRMRSVGDPGVDDLIAEYVATRGPESLDRLLRELFRTQRMPEADPLVRSYLTALPRIDLVDRDVIAGGQHVFGLYGPEVLMILGSYSLPLAYAAGHGVQVVHRSRRLKDDPIRRLCDTAQMVVNVMQPGELEEGGVGWLATRKVRLIHALVRRRVQLDAVNPWREEWGLPINQEDQAGTLLTFSIATLHGLRRMGAKVTSAEANAYITAWSAVGRFLGVDPSLLPSSEEEATLLALRIGERQVRPTPEGRQLTAQLLSSVQTLFPVPGYATSLTHFFLQDTVFGKNVAAALELPKANWTRWLVTVRAAQKRRILHWLDWFPGARRRRSWVARQFAQRMILHKRPDADTPFEVPPTFRGRWGLHADR